In the Methanothermobacter sp. K4 genome, TCGTCCACGGCTGCGCCTTCCTTCTTCTCTATCTTTATGTGGTCCTTCTCAACTTCCCCGTCTTCCTCAACCTGCTGGACCGCGTCAACTATGAGTTCAGCCAGTGGTTCCCTTGCTTTTTCTGTTCCCTTACCGGTCATTGCGGTCATTGCGACCTTTATGAGTGTGTCCCTGTCGCTTGCGTCAATTGCAATGTCGTTGAGTATTTCCTGGGCCTTTTCAGCGGCCTGCCTGTAACCCATTGCGATTATTGTTGGGTGGATCTCCATTTCAAGGAGTGTTTCAGCTTTTTTGAGCAGTTCGCCTGCTATGATGACGGCTGTTGTTGTACCATCACCGACTTCGTCTTCCTGGGTCTTTGCTACCTCAACAAGCATCTTTGCTGCGGGGTGCTCTATGTCCATTTCCTTGAGTATTGTGACACCGTCGTTTGTCACCACGATGTCCCCAAGGGAGTCAACCAGCATCTTGTCCATTCCCTTTGGCCCAAGGGTTGTCCTGACGGTTTCTGCCAGTATTTTACCTGCAAGGATGTTCATTCTCTGTGCGTCCCTTCCAAGGTATCTGCTTGTGCCTTCAGGCAGTACAAGAATTGGCTGCTGTCCCTGTGCCATTTAATCACCTCAATTTTTATTATCATTAGTGCATTTATCAATGGGTTAGAGGTTCTATAAATATTTTGCGGTTAATCTATTTATCCCTTGGAACACTTAAACACTAGTGGGTAAGACCATGTTCAAGAGAGTATCCCCTGTCTGCCTTTCGGCATTCATAATTTTGATTCTATTAATTGAAGGCTCCTATGCCATTGAAGAAGTTGATGATCCCTTGAATAGCTCTGATATCCTCGCGGCAAGTGTGAATGTCTCCAATTTTATGGAAAAAAACAGAAAACTTCCTGAAAATGTCAGTGTGGGTAACAGGACACTTGACACCTCCTCATATGCCTGCGCCCTCAGCAGGGTACTTACAGGTTCAAAGGTGGTCGAAAACCAGACCTTCAATGCGCCCCGGCTTGACATAAGGCGCATATCAGTGAAACTAACAAAAAATCAGTACATGGAGATAGCATCAAAATTCTGTAACTTCACAGCCAGTAAACAGTGCTGTCCAGCAACCATATACTACAGTGGAGGCAGGATCGACTTCTACAATGCAGTGTATCTCCTATCAAAGATCGGGCGCTACAGGCAACTCCATGGTAAACTCCCGGCTTATGTGCAGATAAGCACCCCCCTGCCTTTAAATGCATACCACATCAACTCCAACACCATTGACACAAGGATAAAGAACCTGAAATCCCGGATCAGAAAAACAATTAATCTAATGAATATTATTCATAAAAGGATGAGGTATGGTGGAAATAAAAAAACCATCAGGATGCTTCAGGGTAAACTGAAATCCCTTGAAAAAAGATACGGTTATCTGAACGGTCAGCTCAGATACTATGAGAGCCTCAGAAGCAGCCCATGGTACGTCCCATCATCGCTCCGACGTTACATCAGGTCCACAGCCTACTGCAACATCACTGATCCCAATATAGTTTACCTTGCCCGGGAGCTCTCAGAAAACACCACCCACTCCACTGCACTGAATCTCTTTAGCTGGGTCCGGGACAATGTTGACTACTCCTTCTACTACAGGACCCGCTACGGTGCCTCAGGCACACTCAGACACAGAACAGGAAACTGTGTCGACCAGGCCCACCTCATGGTTGCCCTTGCAAGGACCAGCGGTATACCCGCCCGCTATGTCCGTGGATACTGCAGATTCATAAGCGGGAACTGGTACTCCCATGTGTGGGCCCAGGTATGGATAAGGGGTCGCGGATGGGTGACAGCAGACACCACCCATACCATGAACAACCTCGGACACATTTATAACTGGAATACCAGTGTATCAGAGGTTAGGGAAGTGCTTCTGGAATATGATCTGCACTGAACTCTTATATCCCATCATGAGATATCATGACCCATGAAAATAATTGACCTGACCCGCAGAATTGAGGATTCAATGCCAGTATTTCCAGGGGATTCTCCTGTCAGAATAAGGACACTTGAAGATGAGAACTATGTGAACTCCGCAATGGAGGCTGGAATGCACACTGGAACCCACATAGATGCACCAGCACACGTACATTGCGATGATGAAACTGTTGATAGAATAGGCCTTGAAAGACTGACAGGCCAGGGCTTCCTTATATCACCTGAAACAGATAAAATTCCTGATGGAGATATTGCGGTTCTGAGGACAGGGTGGGACTCAAAGTGGGGTCTGGAGGAATACTTCAAAGATTACAGAGGCATTCCCCTGGGTCTTGCAGAGAAACTGGTTGACCATGGAGTGAAGGGGGTGTGCACAGACGGACCTAGCGTTGACATGCCTGGAGAAACAGCTATACACAGACTCCTCCTTGAAAGGGGTATATGGATAGTTGAAAACATAAAAAACACGGATCTGATTCCAGAAAGATTCAGGATATTCGTTGTTCCCCTGAATGTGATGGCAGAGGCCTCGCCCGTAAGGGTATTCGCCGTTACAGACTGACCATCATTGAAGATCAAACATATTCCACGTTACAGACCCATCATCTCTCTATTTTCTCCCAGAGCACCTTCCCATCGTCTCTCACTGACCTGAAGTAACCCTTTCTCTCAAGGTTTCTCAGTATCTGAACCATGTTCTCAAGTTTCATGTCCCTGAACCCTATCTCATTTAAAAAACCAAGCAGATCCTCGGCTGTGGATCTTTCATCAGGTAGCAGGCGGTAGATCTGTGACTGGAATGAGGTCAGATCCCTTTCAGGTTTCTGTGTGAGTGCATGGAAGTACTCCCTGTACCTTTTAAGGTCAGATATGCGGGACTCCTTCTCGGCTATGATGGCATTGAGGTCCTGTATTATTTTATCCTTCTCAGCCATGAGTCCCTCAAGTTCAGCTATCTTCTGTTCCCTCAGTTTAAGGGTCTCCTCAAGTTTCCTCGCCCTGTCTGAGTTCTCTGAATTCTCCCTGCACTTCCTGAGATCCATCTTGAGCTTGCTTATCTCAAGCATGCATGCCTTGACAAGAAGCTTGAGCTGTTCCTTTTCCGAATCCCTCATGAACTTCATGGTACCCCTTTCCCCTAATTAAATATCACTTGGGACCTTAAAAACCTTCCTGAATTCATCCCGGGAGATCAGATAGAGTTATATAGCGAAAGGGTCTCCGCCCATTCCTTAAAATGAGAACGTGGAAAATAAAACAATACCTCTGTAAGCATCATTCAAGCCTTTCAAAGTTGCAGAGGCCGAAACACTTAACCCTCTCCTCCACCTTCACAGCCACAAGGGCACATAGAACTCCAATGAATGCCCCTGCAATGACATCACTGGGGTAATGTAGACCAAGGCAAACCCTTGAAACACCAACAAGGGAAGCAAGCAGTATGAAAAGCCATAGTCTCCCAAATTTAAAGTAGAGTGCCAGGAACCCGCCGAATGCGGCCACCGTATGCCCTGATGGCATGGAGTAGCCCCCTGCTACTGCTGAGTACCTCACCCAGCTGAGTACCTCATAGGGCCTTGGCCTTGCAATAACAGCCTTCAGGAATTCACTGAGAAAGAAGCCCATCAAAAGGGCTGTGAGGGCAATGAAAGCGGCCTCCTTCTCATTCTCCCCGCCAAAAATGTAGAGTGTAAGGCACAGGAGCACCCAGAAAATCTGGGTTCCTCCAAGGGTTATGATCTGCATCAATGAATCAAGAATGGGCGAACTTATCGTTGAATTAAAAAAATAGAGAATTGACGTATCAATACCCGTAAATGAAAGAAAAGGATGCATCACAAAGTAAAGAATGGATGCATCGGCACCGGTAAAGGAAAAAAATGGATGCATAATTACAGTATCTCATTTATAAGTTCTGCATTCAGGATCGATGCTCCTGCGGCCCCTCTCACCGTATTGTGGCCGACAAGGACATATCTAAGGCTGTTACTGAATGCTGCATCCTCCCTGAGCCTTCCAACAGTGACGGACATTCCACCATCCCTGTCCCTGTCCATCCTTGGCTGGGGCCTGTTCTCTTCATCCAGAACCACAACAGGTTTTTCAGGGGCTGAGTAAAGGCCCAGTTTCTGTGGAAGTCCCTGGAACCCGTCCATGGCCTCCCTTATATCCTCAAGCTCAAATTCATCATCCAGTTCCACAAAGACGGCTTCGGTGTGACCATCAACAACAGGGACACGATGGCATGATGCGCTCACACCAAAATTTGCAGGTTTAACCACACCATCGTCGAGTTCACCAAGGAGGTGGAGGGTCTCGGTTTCAATCTTCTCCTCCTCACCACCGATATAGGGGACGATGTTGTCGAGTATCGCCATGGATGGCACCCCACTGTACCCTGCACCTGAAACCGCCTGCATTGTTGAGACATATACCCTCCTTATGGTGTAGCTGTCATAGATTGGCTTCAGTGTAAGGGTAAGTGCTATGGTGGAGCAGTTGGGGTTTGTTATGATGAAGCCATCCCATCCCCTCCTCCTCTGCTGAACCTCTATGAGATCAAGGAACTCAGGGTTAACCTCAGGTATCACCAGGGGAACATCGGGTTCCATTCGCATTGCACTGGCATTTGAAGCCACTATGTACTTCTCAGCAAACTTTGGCTCAACCTTCCGCGCCACATCTGCGGGAAGTGCAGAGAACAGTATGTCCACATCCCCCACACTTGCAGGGTCCGTTTCAACAACCTCTATATCCCTTACAGACTCAGGCATCTCACTGTCAAGGTACCAGTTTGCAACCTCCCCGTAGGGTTTCCCCGCGGACCTTGACGACGCCGCGAGGGTTGTGAGTTCAAATTCAGGATGA is a window encoding:
- a CDS encoding transglutaminase family protein, which produces MFKRVSPVCLSAFIILILLIEGSYAIEEVDDPLNSSDILAASVNVSNFMEKNRKLPENVSVGNRTLDTSSYACALSRVLTGSKVVENQTFNAPRLDIRRISVKLTKNQYMEIASKFCNFTASKQCCPATIYYSGGRIDFYNAVYLLSKIGRYRQLHGKLPAYVQISTPLPLNAYHINSNTIDTRIKNLKSRIRKTINLMNIIHKRMRYGGNKKTIRMLQGKLKSLEKRYGYLNGQLRYYESLRSSPWYVPSSLRRYIRSTAYCNITDPNIVYLARELSENTTHSTALNLFSWVRDNVDYSFYYRTRYGASGTLRHRTGNCVDQAHLMVALARTSGIPARYVRGYCRFISGNWYSHVWAQVWIRGRGWVTADTTHTMNNLGHIYNWNTSVSEVREVLLEYDLH
- a CDS encoding cyclase family protein; the protein is MKIIDLTRRIEDSMPVFPGDSPVRIRTLEDENYVNSAMEAGMHTGTHIDAPAHVHCDDETVDRIGLERLTGQGFLISPETDKIPDGDIAVLRTGWDSKWGLEEYFKDYRGIPLGLAEKLVDHGVKGVCTDGPSVDMPGETAIHRLLLERGIWIVENIKNTDLIPERFRIFVVPLNVMAEASPVRVFAVTD
- a CDS encoding phosphatase PAP2 family protein; protein product: MQIITLGGTQIFWVLLCLTLYIFGGENEKEAAFIALTALLMGFFLSEFLKAVIARPRPYEVLSWVRYSAVAGGYSMPSGHTVAAFGGFLALYFKFGRLWLFILLASLVGVSRVCLGLHYPSDVIAGAFIGVLCALVAVKVEERVKCFGLCNFERLE
- the asd gene encoding aspartate-semialdehyde dehydrogenase, which encodes MVKVGVLGATGMVGQRFIELLENHPEFELTTLAASSRSAGKPYGEVANWYLDSEMPESVRDIEVVETDPASVGDVDILFSALPADVARKVEPKFAEKYIVASNASAMRMEPDVPLVIPEVNPEFLDLIEVQQRRRGWDGFIITNPNCSTIALTLTLKPIYDSYTIRRVYVSTMQAVSGAGYSGVPSMAILDNIVPYIGGEEEKIETETLHLLGELDDGVVKPANFGVSASCHRVPVVDGHTEAVFVELDDEFELEDIREAMDGFQGLPQKLGLYSAPEKPVVVLDEENRPQPRMDRDRDGGMSVTVGRLREDAAFSNSLRYVLVGHNTVRGAAGASILNAELINEIL